The DNA region GTTCTTTCAGCAGATGGCGCAGGGTGGTGTGTGAACATCGCTCTGGCCCGGTTCATGTCAGTCGATTACGGGGAAAAACGGATTGGCCTGGCGATTTCCGATCCTCTCGGAATGATCGCCTCACCCGCGGGGTTCATCCAGCGCCGTGCGGGCAAGCGTGCTCCAATCGCTGAACTCGCCCGCCGTGCCGACTCCCTGGAAGCGAAAGGCATCGTGATGGGCCTGCCACTCGATGGCAATGGCGACGAAACCGACTGGACCCGGGAGGTGCGCAGGGTCGGCGCCGAACTGGAAAAACGAACCGGGCTGAGTGTTCGATTCGTCGATGAGCGATACACAACCGCGGCGTCACTGCGAGCGATCAGGGAGATGGGTGGATCGACCCGCGGGCGAAAGGGCGACGTAGACTCGATGGCCGCGGCGCTGATGCTGCAGCATGTACTGAATACGAGTGATTGAAATGCCAGGTGCCAGTGCCGTGATGCGCGGTCTGCGGTCGCATTGCACCAGGCTGCGCATTCGTGACGTTGCCACTCTGCTGCTGGCGACTTCTATCGCTGCCTGTGGAGGGGCGCCACAGGGCCCCGCGCTTCGCGTCATCGTTCCGCGGGGGGCAAGCTTCGCCGCGGCCACAGACTCGCTGAACAAGGCCGGGCTTATCAATGCCCCGCTGTTGTTTCGCCTTTACGCGCGGGCGAAAAGCGACGACCGCAACATCAAGCCAGGTACATATCTGCTCAAGCGCGGAACGCCGTGGGACGAAATCCTGAACGCGCTCAACGGAGGCCTTGGACTCGTCAACACAGTCACGATTCCGGAAGGCTTTTCGCTGTTGCAGATCGTGCCGTTGCTCGCCCAGCGATTGAAAGTGCCTGGCGATTCCGTTACTGCAGCAGTTCGCGACACCGCATTGCTCTCCCGGCTCGACGTTCCGACGCCAACGCTCGAAGGTTACATCTTTCCGGATACCTACGCCTTCCCGGAGGGCACCACGGCGCGGCAGGCAATCGATGAAATGGTGAAGCGATTCGAGCGGGAGTGGAAGCCCGAGTGGACCGCGCGCCTGCCACAGATTGCGCTCAACAGGCACGATATCGTCACGCTTGCATCGATCATCGAGAAAGAGGCCCGGAAGCCCGAGGAGCGGCCGGTCATTTCAGCCGTCTACCTCAACCGCCTGCGTGAGCGAATGCTTCTTCAGGCCGACCCGACGGTTCAGTACGCCCTGGGGAAACACACGGCCCGGGTTCTGTACCGCGATCTCGAGATCGATTCACCGTACAACACTTACAAATATCCGGGCCTCCCTCCGGGGCCCATCGCGTCTCCCGGCGGGCCCAGTCTTACCGCGGCGCTTTTTCCAGCGGTCGCACCTTATCTGTATTTCGTTGCGCACCCCGATGGCCACCATGAGTTCAGGACTACATTCGCCGAGCATGAAGCTGCGGTGAAGGCAGCTCGCTCGAAGCGCTGATGACAGTTACCTGCGCGGGGCGTCAGCGCCGGTGATCGACCCGGACATTCTGCGCGTGGTGGCAATCACCAACAACATCCGGGATGGACAAGCGGGGCTGACAGCGCGCGCACTGGCCGCCATCAGGGGCGGTGCAACGTGCGTTCAGCTCCGTCTGAAGGATGTTCAGCCGAGAGACCTGATTGAAATCGCGCGCGAGATGGTGCGGGTCCTTCCGGTCCCCCTGATTGTGAACGACCGCGCGGATATCGCCATCGCAGCGGGTGCATCGGGCGTCCACCTGGGCGCGGACGATGTTCCGGCGGTTACGATCCGCACGATAGTTCCGCAACAATTCATCATCGGGGTTTCAGTCGGCTCG from Gemmatimonadaceae bacterium includes:
- the mltG gene encoding endolytic transglycosylase MltG yields the protein MPGASAVMRGLRSHCTRLRIRDVATLLLATSIAACGGAPQGPALRVIVPRGASFAAATDSLNKAGLINAPLLFRLYARAKSDDRNIKPGTYLLKRGTPWDEILNALNGGLGLVNTVTIPEGFSLLQIVPLLAQRLKVPGDSVTAAVRDTALLSRLDVPTPTLEGYIFPDTYAFPEGTTARQAIDEMVKRFEREWKPEWTARLPQIALNRHDIVTLASIIEKEARKPEERPVISAVYLNRLRERMLLQADPTVQYALGKHTARVLYRDLEIDSPYNTYKYPGLPPGPIASPGGPSLTAALFPAVAPYLYFVAHPDGHHEFRTTFAEHEAAVKAARSKR
- the thiE gene encoding thiamine phosphate synthase; translation: MIDPDILRVVAITNNIRDGQAGLTARALAAIRGGATCVQLRLKDVQPRDLIEIAREMVRVLPVPLIVNDRADIAIAAGASGVHLGADDVPAVTIRTIVPQQFIIGVSVGSDDEIAGASGADYVGIGPVFATVSKGDAGDPVGTAEFARLAARIGLPAVAIGGISAANARLAMDAGACGIASIAAIFGVSDPAAGARALRSATETSHPARAPH
- the ruvX gene encoding Holliday junction resolvase RuvX, producing the protein MNIALARFMSVDYGEKRIGLAISDPLGMIASPAGFIQRRAGKRAPIAELARRADSLEAKGIVMGLPLDGNGDETDWTREVRRVGAELEKRTGLSVRFVDERYTTAASLRAIREMGGSTRGRKGDVDSMAAALMLQHVLNTSD